The sequence GGGACGGGCCGTGGGCTTCGAAGAAGTTGTGGGCGAAGGAATAGGGCTCGGCATTGAGCACGATGTTGATGTCGCCCTGGCGCAGCAGGCTGACGGCCTTGGAGCGGTGCTCGCCGGCGCGGGCGAAGCCCAGCTTCTCCAGCCAGCCACCCAAGCGCGCCCCCAGAGCTTCGTCGACCGCGAATTCGAGGAATTCGACACCGTCGTAGCGGCTGGCCGGCGGCGGCGCGAAGAGCAGATCCGAATCGACGACGGGCTTGGCGTCCTGTTCCAGCAGGCGACGGGTCTTCTCTTCAAGGTAAAGCAGCGAGCGCAGGCCGTCGGCGGCATTGGAGCGGGTCGGCGCGGCACGGAAGCCGTCGTTGAAGATTTCCAGCGACAGCGGGCCCTTGTAGCCGCTGCGCAGGATGGGCGCGAGGAAGCCCGCGAGGTCGAATTCGCCCTGGCCGGGGAAGCAGCGGAAGTGCCGGCTCCACTCCAGCACGTCCATCGCCAGGATGGGCGCATCGGCCATCTGCACGAAGAAGATCTTCTCGCCGGGAATGTCGGCGATGGCGCTGGGATCGCCCTTGATCGACAAGGTATGGAAGCTGTCCAGGAGCACACCCAGGGCCGGGTGGTCGGCCGCACGCACCAGGTCCCAGACCTGCTGCCAGGTATTCACGTGGCGCCCCCAGGCCAGGGCCTCGTAGCCGATGCGCAGATTGCGCGCGCCGGCACGTTCGGCCAGCAGGCGGAGGTCGTCGACGAGGATCTCGCGCTCGCCCAGGGAGTCGACCGCGGTGTTGCTGCAAACCAGTACCAGGTCGGTGCCCAGCTCCTGCATCAGGTCGAACTTGCGCTCGGCGCGCTCCAGGTTGCGCGGCAGGCGGTCACGGCGGCAGCCCTCGAAGTCACGGAACGGCTGGAACAGGGTGATCTGCAGGCCAAGGTCTGCACACATCTGGCGCACGTCGCGCGGGCTGCCGTCGTAGTACAGCAGGTCGTTCTCGAAGATCTCCACGCCGTCGAATCCGGCGGCGGCGATGGCTTCGAGTTTCTCGGGCAGGGTTCCGCTCAGGGAGACGGTGGCGATCGAGCGCTGCATGTTCAGCTCCTGTTCTATGGGCTTCTGCGAGCCATGGCCGTGGGTGCGTGCCCGCGACCGGTGGTCGGCACGCACCGCGAATTCGGGTGCGCCGCGGGCGCACGTCTGGTCAGTGGATTATTGGAAAGGTATTTTCGAGCGGCAACTCGAATTGTACGAACTGGTTAGTTTTGTGTTCGGTAATCGAACAGAAGGCCGGTTATCGAATTGACGCTTTTTCAGTCGATGCGCAACATCGAAAACAGCCTCGGGGATTCACCTGAACGGTAGGCAGCCTTCCTGCCCTTGCCTGCCGAATACCCCGGAGCGAGACGCCGCAAGGCCATAACAATTTCAAGAAACAGGTACCGCCTCATGCACATGCACACCGACTCCGTCGCCCGCTCTCCGTCCGTCGTCCGCGTGGCAGCGCCCTCCAGCGCTCCAGACCGCGCCTGACACAGCCCCAACGCCCGCCACCGCCCTGCCCGCGCACCAGGTCCGCCGACCTGACGCGCTGTCCCCGGCCCGGCGCGCTTCTTCAGCTGAGACTGCACGCGCAGTCACACAACGGACGGCCCCGAGATGATCCATACCCAAGCTTCTTCCGCCGCATCGCATACCCCCCATGCCTCGATCGGGCAGAAAATCCAAGGCGCCTTCGCGGTCGGCAAGACTCGCTGGGCCATGCTCGCCCTGGTGTTCTTCGCTACCACGCTGAACTACATCGACCGCGCGGCGCTCGGCGTCATGCAGCCGATCCTGGCCAAGGCGATGAACTGGACGGCAATGGACTACGCCAACATCAACTTCTGGTTCCAGGTCGGCTATGCGATCGGCTTCGTGATCCAGGGACGGCTCATCGACAAGGTTGGCGTGAAGCGCTCGTTCTTCTTCGCCGTACTGCTCTGGAGCTTCGCCACCGGTGCTCATGGCCTGGCGACGTCGGCCGCTGGGTTCATGGTCTGCCGCTTCATCCTCGGCCTGACCGAGGCGGCCAACTATCCGGCCTGCGTGAAGACCACCCGCCTGTGGTTCCCCGCCGGCGAGCGCGCCCTGGCCACTGGGCTGTTCAACGCCGGCACCAATGTCGGCGCCATGGTCACCCCGGCGCTGCTGCCGCTGATCCTTTCGGTCTGGGGCTGGCAGGCCGCCTTCCTGGCCATGAGCTGCCTCGGGCTCATCTGGGTGGTGCTCTGGAGCAAGCACTACTTCAACCCCGAGGAACATCCGCGGGTGAAGCAGAGCGAACTGGACTACATCCACAAGGAAGCCGAGCCGGCCGTCGAGCGCGTGCCTTTCAGTCGCGTCCTGCGCATGCGTGGCACCTGGGCCTTCGCCCTGGCCTACTCGATCACCGCGCCGGTGTTCTGGTTCTACCTGTACTGGCTGCCGCCCTTCCTCAACCAGCAGTACAACCTGGGGATCAGCGTGACCCAGATGGGCATTCCGCTGATGCTGATCTGGCTGACCGCGGACTTCGGTAGCGTTGGTGGCGGCATCCTCTCGTCCTGGCTGATCGGGCGTGGCATGCGTGCCACCACCGCACGCCTGCTGTCGCTGCTGATCTTCGCCTGCACCATCGTCAGCGTCACCTTCGCCGCCCACGCCAGCGGCCTGTGGGTCGCGGTTCTGGCCATCGCCGTGGCCGTCGGCGCGCACCAGGCCTGGACCGCGAACATCTGGAGCCTGGTCATGGACTACACGCCCAAGCACCTGATGAGCACCGTGTTCGGTTTCGGCGGCATGTGCGCGGCCATCGGCGGCATGTTCATGACCCAGATCGTCGGTGCGGTTCTCACCGCCACCAACAACAACTACGCCGTGCTCTTCACCCTGATTCCGGCGATGTACTTCGCCGCCCTGATCTGGCTGTACTTCATGGCCCCGCGCAAGGTGCCTACCAGCGTCGAGTAAGACGCGGACCTGTTCCACTCTCGGAGGCCTGCGGGCCTCCTTTTTTTTGCCGAGCGAACGCCGTCAGCTACGGCGCTGCATCCAGGCTGCCGCCAGGCCGCTCAGGCAGATCACCGCGATGCCGACCAGAGCCAGGGCACTAGGCACATGGCTAAAGATCAGCCAACCGATCAACCCGGCGAAGACGATCTGGCAGTAGCCGAACGGCGCCAGCAACGCCGGCGCGGCATGGCGGAACGCCTGGGTGAGGAACAGGTGTGCGGACATCCCGCAGGTGCCAAGGGCGATCATCATCAGCGCGTGGCCGAGGCTCGGCGTGTGCCAGACGAAGGGCACCATCGCCGTGGTCAGCGCGGTATTCAGCAGGCCGGCGAAGAAGTTGCTGGTGGTCGGGCTGTCCACCTCGGCCAGCTTCCGCGTCAGCAGCTGGTAGAAGCAGAAGCACAGCGCCGAGGCCAGCGGCAGCAGCACCGCCGGGGTAAAGAGCTCGCCGCCCGGATGGACGATCGCCAGCACGCCGGCGAAGCCCATGCTCACCGCCCCCCATTGCCCAGCCGTGACCCGCTCGCCCAGCAGCGGCAACGACAGCGCGGTGACCAGCAAGGGCGCAAGGAAGTTGACTGCCGTGGCCTCCGCCAGCGGGATGTATTGCAGCCCGGTGGTGAACAGCAGGCTGGTGCCCAGCAGGCAGACTGCGCGCACCACCTGCAGCAGCGGACGGCGGCTGCGCAGCACGCGCAGGCCTGATTGCGGCAGGAAGATCCCGGCCATCAGCAGGGTATGCACCAGGTAGCGCGCCCATACCACCAGCAGGATCGGGTAGAAGCCGGAGAGGTACTTGGACAAGGCGTCGTGGGTGGAGAACAGCGAGGTCGCCAGGATCACCAGAAGGATGCCCTTCAGGGGCTGGCTGCTGCCGGACAGCGCGGAGGCGGCGGTCATCGGGAGTTCCGGATAGGTCGGTTGCAAAGCAAGGCGCCCGGCAGTGTGCCGGGCGATGGATGGAAAGGGAACGCTGACAGCGGCGTTCAGAGACGAGCGAGCACCGCTCGCGTCTTCTCCAGCGCCAGGCTCGCGCGCTGCAGGGCGCTGACGCCCTGCTCCAGCAACTGCCGGGTGGGAATCTCCAGGCTCAGCGGAATGTTCGCCGGCAGCGTTTTCAGCAGCCCCGCGAGATCGCAGTCGCCATCGCCGGGGAAGCGCCGCTCGTTGCGTGCCTGGCGGAGGATCTCCTGCATGTCCGCCGGACGCGGACCGGCAACGTCGCACAATTGCGCATAGCGCAGGCGCTCGGGCGGAATCTGCGCCAGGTCGTTCAGCGCCGAGCCGGAACGGTTGAAATGGAAGGCGTCGACCAGCACGCAGGCATTGTCCATGCCGGCGTTACGCACCACTCGCCAGGCCCTGTGCAGGTCGGGGGCATCGGTCCAGGGCATGAACTCCAGGTGCGGGCGCAGGGCGTAGCCATCGGCCAGTTCGCACAACTCGGCGAAGCGCTCGGTCAGGCGCGCCTCGTCGGGGTCGTTGCCGGCCACCAGCAGCTCGCTGCCGCCGAACTCGGCGCCGACCGCGAGGATCGGCTCGAAGTCGGCGACCCGGGTTTCCGGCTTCAGACGCAGGATTTCCAGGTCCAGCACGCGCACGCCGGTATCGCGCAGGCGCGCATGAGTCTGACGGCGCAGCTCGGCATCGGCGACCAGCGGGAAGTGGTGTTCCTCGGCAGTGGCCGGCACCAGGCGCAAGCCAACGTGGCTGTAGCCGGCACGGGCGGCCACTTCGACCATCTCCGGCGGGGACAGCTCGAGGACGGTCAGTGCGGCGAGGGAAAGGATTCGGTCGGTCATGAATTCAGGTTTCCAGGTTCGGCATTGAATCGCAAAGGATGTTCGGTCAGACAATTCGCGATGGCGCGCAGGCCCTGCCGCTGGCAGCGGCTTCGCGCACTGCCTCGATCAGCGCCAGGGTTCGACCGCCGTCGGCAGCATCGGTCAGCGGTTGTTCCTCGCCCCGCGCAACGCGCACGAAGTGTTCGAGCTGCAGGCGCAGCGCCTCGCCCGGGGTGAAGGTCTCGCTGCCGCGTAGCAATGGCTGGTGCCAACCGGCGCCCGGCTCGGCGTAGTGCCAGCGCTGCAGCTGCGGAATGCTCAGCGCGCCCTGGGTGCCGGCCAGCAGGTAGCACGGCTGGTCGTACTGCCGCGGGTAGACCGGGCTTTCGCCGGAATCCAGCTCCCAGCTCCAGGGCGCGGCCACGCCGTCGGAGCCGGTCAGGCTGCCGAGGGCACCGTTCTCGAACTGCAGCAGGATGGCTGCGCTGTCCTCGTTGGGCAGGCCGCGCACGGTGTTGCTGGTGAAGGCTTGTACCTGCACCACCTCGCCGCACAGGTAGCGCAGCAGGTCGAGGTCGTGGACCAGGTTGGTGAACAGGAAGCCGGCCCCCGGTTCGCGGCGCCAGGGCACATCGAAGTAGCTCTCCGGTTTCTGCAACTGCCAGAGCGCGGTCACGTTCACCAACCTGCCCAGGGCGCCCTCCGCCAGCACTTCGCGGGCCCTGGCGATCAGCGGGTTGTGCCGGCGGTGATGGCCGACCAGCACAGGCACACCGCTGCCGCGACTCGCAGCCACCAGTTCGCGCACCTCGTCCAGGTGCACGCCTACCGGCTTCTCCAGCAACACCGGCACTCCCGCCGCGAGGCAGTCCAGGGCGGTGGCCACGTGCAGGTTGTTTGGGTTAGCGACTATCACTGCCTGCGGCTGCGCCACGTCGAGCATGCGTCGATGCTCGGTGAAGTGCGGCACGCCGCATTCGGCGGCGAACTCGGCCGCGCCCGGGCCTGGATCGGCCACCGCGCAAAGCCGCGCAGCCGGAACCTGGAGCAAATGCTGGTAGTGCTGGCGGCCCATGTGGCCGGCGCCGATCAGGGCAATTCGCAAGGGAAAGGTCACGCGCGAGTCCTCTTCTGCTTGTCGTACTCGAACCCGTTGGCGAGCGGGTTCGATGAAGGATCTACGCAGATTTAGAACGCTGTTCCAGTTTTGCTCAAGACGGTACGCAAAAGCAGCGTGCGATTATCGCCCACTGTCGGGCAGATGCAGGCAGACGCCTCCCTCTGCCGCGAAGCGGAAGGCGTGGAGGTCAGTGCACAACGAGAATCAGGCGAAGAGTTCGGAGGCCTGGCTGGCGGCGGACAGCTCGGCTGTGGCGGCCAGCAACAGCGGCGCCAGCTCGTGCAAGCGCGCCTCGGGCAGGCGGGCGCTGGGGCCAGCGACGCTGAGTACGCCTATCACCCGCTTATCCAGGGGGCTGCTCACTACAGCGGCAATGGCGGAAGTGCCGACGGCGGAAGTCTCCTCGACCCAGGCATAACCGTGCTCTCGAGCGCGCTTCAGGTAGCCCAGCAGCTCATCCTGGCTGCGCGGTGCACGCGGGCCGAAGCCAGCTGGATCAGCGATGCCCTGGCGTTGCACCAACTCCATGGCCTCGGTGTCGCTCAGGCTGGCCAGCCAGGCATGGCCGGAGGCGGTGTAGAACAGCGGTGCGTCGCGGCCCATGTCCGGGTCGTAGCGCAGCCCCGAACGGGCCCCCTGCGACTTGGCGATCCAGGTCTGGCGCTGGCCGTCGATCACGCCCAGGCGCACCAGTTCGCCGCTGTCCTGGGCAAGGCGGTCGAGGATCGGCTGGACGATATCGGCGCCGCTGCTGGAGAGGTAGCGGAAGCCCAGAGCCACCAGCTTGGTGGACAGCTGGTAGCGGCTGTTCTCCGGGTTCTGCCGCACGTAGCCCAGGCGGATCAGCTCGGCGAGCATGCGGTGCGTCGCGCTCTTGGGAATCTGCAGGCGGTCGGCCAGGGTCTGCATGGGCAGGCCGCGCGGCTCGCCGGTGAGGCTTTCGAGAAGACTGAAGGCACGTTCGATCTGGCTACCGGCCATGGGCGTCGTCCATTGCAAGGATCGGCGGATTCTAAAGAGATAGTCCCAGGCGGGAAACCGTCCATCCCTTACCCTCGAATCCCAGCAATGTACGAACCGGTTAATTACCGTTCGCTGATCGCACAAGATGCGCTTTGGGCAATTGTCTGGCCTGGCCCGCCCTTTCACTATCGAGGCGTACCGGTCCCCGGCGGCACGCGCAGCCCACGGACACGAACGCATTCGAACAATTACAAGAAGGCCTACCGCAATGCCGCACCCCGCCATCGATCCGCTCCCGCGCGGTCGAACGCCAGGCACCCACGCCTAGCGCTCGTCCTGCGCCGCCGCCCGTCCCCGGGCACCTCACAGACTCGATAACAACAATGACTCCAGAGAGATCGTCATGGGCTACTCCTGCATCCGCGATTTTCCCCGCCGCCTGCCCGCCGTCCTGGCCCTGGCCGGTACCACCTGCGCCCTGCCGGCCTTCGCCGACGGCTTCCTCGACGACAGCAAGGCCGCGCTGACGCTGCGCAACTTCTACATGAACCGCAATTTCGTCGGCGACACCAAGCAGGGCAAGGCCGAGGAATGGACCCAGAGCTTCATCCTCGACGCCAAGTCCGGCTACACCCAGGGCACCATCGGTTTGGGCATGGACGTTCTGGGCCTTTACAGCGTCAAGCTCGATGGCGGCAAGGGCACCGCCGGCACCCAGCTGTTGCCGGTGCATGACGACGGTCGCCCGGCCGACGACTTCGGCCGCCTGGCCATCGCCGGCAAGGCCAAGGCCTCGAAGACCGAGCTGAAAGTCGGCGAATGGATGCCGGTGCTGCCGATCCTGCGCTCGGACGACGGCCGCTCGCTGCCGCAAACCTTCCAGGGCGCGCAACTCACTTCCAAGGAAATCGCCGGACTGACCCTCTACGGTGGCCAGTTCCGCCAGAACAGCCCGCGTAACGACGCGAGCCTGGAGGACATGAGCCTGTTCAACCGCACGGCGTACAAGTCCGACCGCTTCAACTTCGCCGGCGGCGAATACCGCTTCAACGGCGACCGCACCCTGATCGGCCTGTGGGACGCGCAGCTGAAGGACATCTACCAGCAGCAATACCTGCAGCTGCAGCACTCGCAGCCAGTGGGCGACTGGGTGCTGGGCGCGAACATTGGCTACTTCTGGGGCAAGGAAGACGGCAGCGCGCGGGCCGGCGACCTGGACAACCGCACCTTCTCCGGCCTGTTCTCGGCCAAGTACGGCGCCAGCACCTTCTACGTCGGCCTGCAGAAGGTCATGGGCGCTGACGAGTGGTTCCGCGTCAACGGCACCAGCGGCGGCACCCTGGCGAACGACAGCTACAACTCCAGCTACGAGAACGCCAGGGAGAAGTCCTGGCAGCTGCGCCATGACTACGACTTCGCCGCGCTCGGCGTACCCGGGCTGACCCTGATGAACCGCTACATCCACGGCGACAACGTGCACAACAGCAGCACTGACGACGGCACCGAATGGGGCCGCGAGAGCGAGCTGGCGTACACCATCCAGTCCGGCCCGCTGAAGACGCTGAACGTCAAATGGCGCAACTCGACCATGCGCCGCGATTGGGGCAAGACCAACAGCTTCGACGAGAACCGGCTGATCGTCAGCTATCCGCTGAACCTGCTGTAAGGCTCTTCGTAGGAGCGAGCTTGCTCGCGAACCGCATGGCAGCGTTTGTTCGCGAGCAAGCTCGCTCCTACAAAAGCGTTACCAACTCCCGCCCCCGTCACTCCCGCGAACGCGGGAGCCCAGAGCCGCTTGCCCGATGCCCCCGCCAACCTCGCGTTCGAACCGGACGTTTTCGTCCAGATCGCCCCTGTGCGGACCGAATGCCAAGGCCAATCGGCGCATAACGCGAGCGTCATACGCCCTGCGCCGGCCCGGCGGGCATCAAATGCCCGGCTTGCCTTCCTCGTCCTCGGCCTTGATCTCTTCCAGGGCCAGTTCCAGGCCCCAGCTGGAAGCCTCCACCGGGGCCGCTGGCGCGGGCGTCGGAGTGGCGGGCTGGGCCTTGGCCGCCTGGGCCATGGCGGTGGCCGGGTTGTCCTTGTAGAGCTTCAGCTTCAGGCGCAGGTTGTTCGCCGAGTCGGCGTTCTTCACCGCTTCCTCTTCGCTGATCGCGCCTTCCACGGCCAGGTCGAACAGCGCCTGGTCGAAGGTCTGCATGCCGAGGGCGCGGGACTTGTCCATGATCTCCTTGATCATGCTGAATTCGCCGCGCTTGATGATGTCGCTGATGGTCGCGGTGCCCAGTAGCACCTCCACCGCGGCGCGGCGCTTGCCGTCCTGGGTGCGCACCAGGCGCTGCGAGACGAACGCCTTGAGGTTGTTGCCCAGGTCGTTGAGCAGTTGCGGACGACGCTCCTCCGGGAAGAAGTTGATGATGCGGTCCAGCGCCTGGTTGGCGTTGTTGGCGTGGAGCGTCGAGATCGCCAGGTGGCCGGTGTCGGCGAAGGCCAGGGCGTGCTCCATGGTCTCGCGGTCGCGGATCTCGCCGATCAGGATCACGTCCGGCGCCTGGCGCAGGGTGTTCTTCAGCGCCGCATGGAAGCTGCGGGTGTCCACGCCCACTTCGCGCTGGTTGATGATCGACTTGCGGTGCCGGTGCACGTACTCGATGGGGTCTTCGATGGTGACGATGTGGCCGCCGCTGTTGCGGTTGCGGTGGTCGATCAGCGCCGCCAGGGAGGTCGACTTGCCCGAGCCGGTGCCGCCGACGAAGAGCACCAGGCCACGCTTCTCCATCACCACCTTGAGCAGCACCTCCGGCAGCTTCAGGTCCTCGAACAGCGGGATGTCCAGCTTGATGTTCCGCGCAACGATGGAAACCTCGTTGCGCTGCTTGAAGATGTTGATGCGGAAGCGCCCGACGCCGGTGACCGAGATCGCCAGGTTCATCTCCAGCTCGCGTTCGAATTCGGCGCGCTGCTCCTCGTCCATGATCGAGTTGGCGATGGCCGCGACTTCGCCGGCTTTCAGCGGTTCGTTGGACAGGGGCTTGAGCACACCGTTGAACTTGGCGCAGGGCGGCGCGCCGGTGGACAGGTAGAGGTCGGAACCGTCCTGACTGGACAGGATCCGCAGCATCGCTTGGATTTCCATCTGTACTGCATCCATACGCTGGGAACGAGGGGCGAAACCCACGGCGGGTGTCGCATGGCAAATGTCGACGCACTCTAGGCAGGGCTAAATACCGGCACAATGCCAGCCCGGAAGAAATGCGACCTGCGTCACTCCAGCTCGTCGGCGCGCCGCGCGCTACAATCCGCCGTTTCGTACAGAAGGTAAGACTGCATGCCCGTCGCCATGGCCCGCCACATCCTGGTAAAGACCGCCGCCGAAGCCGAGCAACTCAAGCAACGCCTGGCCCGCGGCGAAGACTTCGCCACCTTGGCCAGGAAGCACTCCACCTGCGGTTCGGCCAAGCGCGGCGGCGATCTCGGCGAAATCCGCCCCGGGCAGATGGTGCGCAGCATCGACGCGGTGATCTTCAAGAAGCCGCTCAACGTCGTGCATGGGCCGGTGAAAAGCCAGTTCGGCTACCATCTCGTGCAAGTCTATTTCCGCGACTGATCGCCCTCCGGAGCGCCCATGACACCCAGCCAGATCGCCGCTTTCTGCCTGCAGCTGCCCGGCGCCCGCGAAGACCTCAAGTGGGGCAGCAACCGGGTGTTCTCGGTGGCCGGCAACAAGATGTTCGCCATCCTCGATTTCCTCGACGAGGGCCGCGGCGGCCTGGCCTTCAAGGTCGATAGCGACCTGTTCCTCGGCTACGTCGACCGCCCCGGCATCAGCCCGGCACCCTACCTCGCCCGCGCCCACTGGATCGCCCTACAGCGCCCCTACCCCATGGGCGCCGAGGAACTGCGCGCCGCCCTCACCCGCTCGCACCAGCTGGTGGTCGCGCGCCTGCCCAAGCGCCTGCGCCTGGGCCTGCTGCTGGATCCGGCATGAACCGCGTACTCACCTGGGAAGGTATCTGGCAGGCACCGGCCGCCAGTTGGGAGCGCCTGCAACTGCAGGACGGCCGCGCCGACAGCCAGCTGCGGGTAGCCGCAGCCGATGGCCAGCCGCCGTACCAGTTGGAATATCGCCTGGAATGGGACAGCGCCTGGTGCCTGCGCGAAGCGGAATTGGCGGTAGAGGCCGAGAGCTTCCAGCGCCACTTGCTCCTGCTGGCCGACGGCAAGGGCCACTGGGCGCTCGGCGACGGCAGCCCGCTGGCCGAGCTGGACGGCTGCCTGGACATCGACATCTGGCCGAGCCCTTTCACCAACACCTTCCCGATCCGCCGCCTGGGCCTGGGCGACGGCCAGGCCGCCGAGTTGGACGTCGTCTACATAGAGGCGCCGCAGCTGAAGCCGGTACGCATGCGCCAGGGCTACACGCGGCAGGATGCGCGGCACTACCTGTACCGCAACCTGGAAGGCAGCGGGTTCCAGGCGTTGCTGGAGGTCGATGAGCACGGGCTGGTGCTGGATTACCCGACGCTGTTCCGGCGGGTTTAACGATCGGTTCGCGAGCAAGCTCGTTCCTACAGGAAGCACCCGCCCTTCGTAGGAGCGAGCTTGCTCGCGAACAGCCCCGCCATCGAGGTCCAGCCCTGCAGCGAATTGGGGCTTTTTTGGATCCCCGCATTCGCGAGGACGACGGGAGGCGCTGAAGCAAACGTCGTCTTCCCCGCGAACGCGGGGACCCAGAGACAAGCGAAACCGA is a genomic window of Pseudomonas knackmussii B13 containing:
- the quiC gene encoding 3-dehydroshikimate dehydratase QuiC, with protein sequence MQRSIATVSLSGTLPEKLEAIAAAGFDGVEIFENDLLYYDGSPRDVRQMCADLGLQITLFQPFRDFEGCRRDRLPRNLERAERKFDLMQELGTDLVLVCSNTAVDSLGEREILVDDLRLLAERAGARNLRIGYEALAWGRHVNTWQQVWDLVRAADHPALGVLLDSFHTLSIKGDPSAIADIPGEKIFFVQMADAPILAMDVLEWSRHFRCFPGQGEFDLAGFLAPILRSGYKGPLSLEIFNDGFRAAPTRSNAADGLRSLLYLEEKTRRLLEQDAKPVVDSDLLFAPPPASRYDGVEFLEFAVDEALGARLGGWLEKLGFARAGEHRSKAVSLLRQGDINIVLNAEPYSFAHNFFEAHGPSLCATALRVRDGARALERAQAFKGQPFRGLVGPNEREIPAVRAPDGSLIYLVEPGEPGQTLYDSDFRLDLQAQAGGHLQRIDHMAMALPADSLDSWVLFYKALFDFEADDEVVLPDPYGLVKSRAIRSRCGNLRLPLNVSENRNTAISHALSSYRGSGVHHIAFACEDIFAEVARAKEAGVPLLEIPLNYYDDLAARFDFDDEFLSELAYYNVLYDRDAQGGELFHVYTEPFEGRFFFEILQRKNGYVGYGAANVAVRLAAMAQARSGMARKPKL
- a CDS encoding MFS transporter; the encoded protein is MIHTQASSAASHTPHASIGQKIQGAFAVGKTRWAMLALVFFATTLNYIDRAALGVMQPILAKAMNWTAMDYANINFWFQVGYAIGFVIQGRLIDKVGVKRSFFFAVLLWSFATGAHGLATSAAGFMVCRFILGLTEAANYPACVKTTRLWFPAGERALATGLFNAGTNVGAMVTPALLPLILSVWGWQAAFLAMSCLGLIWVVLWSKHYFNPEEHPRVKQSELDYIHKEAEPAVERVPFSRVLRMRGTWAFALAYSITAPVFWFYLYWLPPFLNQQYNLGISVTQMGIPLMLIWLTADFGSVGGGILSSWLIGRGMRATTARLLSLLIFACTIVSVTFAAHASGLWVAVLAIAVAVGAHQAWTANIWSLVMDYTPKHLMSTVFGFGGMCAAIGGMFMTQIVGAVLTATNNNYAVLFTLIPAMYFAALIWLYFMAPRKVPTSVE
- a CDS encoding DMT family transporter, with translation MTAASALSGSSQPLKGILLVILATSLFSTHDALSKYLSGFYPILLVVWARYLVHTLLMAGIFLPQSGLRVLRSRRPLLQVVRAVCLLGTSLLFTTGLQYIPLAEATAVNFLAPLLVTALSLPLLGERVTAGQWGAVSMGFAGVLAIVHPGGELFTPAVLLPLASALCFCFYQLLTRKLAEVDSPTTSNFFAGLLNTALTTAMVPFVWHTPSLGHALMMIALGTCGMSAHLFLTQAFRHAAPALLAPFGYCQIVFAGLIGWLIFSHVPSALALVGIAVICLSGLAAAWMQRRS
- a CDS encoding sugar phosphate isomerase/epimerase family protein, with the protein product MTDRILSLAALTVLELSPPEMVEVAARAGYSHVGLRLVPATAEEHHFPLVADAELRRQTHARLRDTGVRVLDLEILRLKPETRVADFEPILAVGAEFGGSELLVAGNDPDEARLTERFAELCELADGYALRPHLEFMPWTDAPDLHRAWRVVRNAGMDNACVLVDAFHFNRSGSALNDLAQIPPERLRYAQLCDVAGPRPADMQEILRQARNERRFPGDGDCDLAGLLKTLPANIPLSLEIPTRQLLEQGVSALQRASLALEKTRAVLARL
- a CDS encoding Gfo/Idh/MocA family protein; protein product: MTFPLRIALIGAGHMGRQHYQHLLQVPAARLCAVADPGPGAAEFAAECGVPHFTEHRRMLDVAQPQAVIVANPNNLHVATALDCLAAGVPVLLEKPVGVHLDEVRELVAASRGSGVPVLVGHHRRHNPLIARAREVLAEGALGRLVNVTALWQLQKPESYFDVPWRREPGAGFLFTNLVHDLDLLRYLCGEVVQVQAFTSNTVRGLPNEDSAAILLQFENGALGSLTGSDGVAAPWSWELDSGESPVYPRQYDQPCYLLAGTQGALSIPQLQRWHYAEPGAGWHQPLLRGSETFTPGEALRLQLEHFVRVARGEEQPLTDAADGGRTLALIEAVREAAASGRACAPSRIV
- a CDS encoding IclR family transcriptional regulator translates to MAGSQIERAFSLLESLTGEPRGLPMQTLADRLQIPKSATHRMLAELIRLGYVRQNPENSRYQLSTKLVALGFRYLSSSGADIVQPILDRLAQDSGELVRLGVIDGQRQTWIAKSQGARSGLRYDPDMGRDAPLFYTASGHAWLASLSDTEAMELVQRQGIADPAGFGPRAPRSQDELLGYLKRAREHGYAWVEETSAVGTSAIAAVVSSPLDKRVIGVLSVAGPSARLPEARLHELAPLLLAATAELSAASQASELFA
- a CDS encoding OprD family porin gives rise to the protein MGYSCIRDFPRRLPAVLALAGTTCALPAFADGFLDDSKAALTLRNFYMNRNFVGDTKQGKAEEWTQSFILDAKSGYTQGTIGLGMDVLGLYSVKLDGGKGTAGTQLLPVHDDGRPADDFGRLAIAGKAKASKTELKVGEWMPVLPILRSDDGRSLPQTFQGAQLTSKEIAGLTLYGGQFRQNSPRNDASLEDMSLFNRTAYKSDRFNFAGGEYRFNGDRTLIGLWDAQLKDIYQQQYLQLQHSQPVGDWVLGANIGYFWGKEDGSARAGDLDNRTFSGLFSAKYGASTFYVGLQKVMGADEWFRVNGTSGGTLANDSYNSSYENAREKSWQLRHDYDFAALGVPGLTLMNRYIHGDNVHNSSTDDGTEWGRESELAYTIQSGPLKTLNVKWRNSTMRRDWGKTNSFDENRLIVSYPLNLL
- a CDS encoding PilT/PilU family type 4a pilus ATPase, with product MEIQAMLRILSSQDGSDLYLSTGAPPCAKFNGVLKPLSNEPLKAGEVAAIANSIMDEEQRAEFERELEMNLAISVTGVGRFRINIFKQRNEVSIVARNIKLDIPLFEDLKLPEVLLKVVMEKRGLVLFVGGTGSGKSTSLAALIDHRNRNSGGHIVTIEDPIEYVHRHRKSIINQREVGVDTRSFHAALKNTLRQAPDVILIGEIRDRETMEHALAFADTGHLAISTLHANNANQALDRIINFFPEERRPQLLNDLGNNLKAFVSQRLVRTQDGKRRAAVEVLLGTATISDIIKRGEFSMIKEIMDKSRALGMQTFDQALFDLAVEGAISEEEAVKNADSANNLRLKLKLYKDNPATAMAQAAKAQPATPTPAPAAPVEASSWGLELALEEIKAEDEEGKPGI
- a CDS encoding peptidylprolyl isomerase: MPVAMARHILVKTAAEAEQLKQRLARGEDFATLARKHSTCGSAKRGGDLGEIRPGQMVRSIDAVIFKKPLNVVHGPVKSQFGYHLVQVYFRD
- a CDS encoding MmcQ/YjbR family DNA-binding protein, which translates into the protein MTPSQIAAFCLQLPGAREDLKWGSNRVFSVAGNKMFAILDFLDEGRGGLAFKVDSDLFLGYVDRPGISPAPYLARAHWIALQRPYPMGAEELRAALTRSHQLVVARLPKRLRLGLLLDPA
- a CDS encoding putative glycolipid-binding domain-containing protein; this encodes MNRVLTWEGIWQAPAASWERLQLQDGRADSQLRVAAADGQPPYQLEYRLEWDSAWCLREAELAVEAESFQRHLLLLADGKGHWALGDGSPLAELDGCLDIDIWPSPFTNTFPIRRLGLGDGQAAELDVVYIEAPQLKPVRMRQGYTRQDARHYLYRNLEGSGFQALLEVDEHGLVLDYPTLFRRV